A portion of the Sphingobacterium spiritivorum genome contains these proteins:
- a CDS encoding thioredoxin family protein: MKTKKLIILFLLAPLLSFAQGSGIKFEHGLSWNQIKEKAKKENKHIFVDCFTTWCGPCKYMANTVFPQPKVGEFFNSNFINAKIQMDQTKDDSEDIKAWYAEASRFEKDYNVRAYPTFLIFDPNGNLVHRIVGGGEADQFITRAKEGLDPATQYHTLLSKFDAKPDDIEIARKLAVAAENAYDQETLKRTQAVIINALPEQELFQKENVQLLLTSATSSDSRSYQLIKNNIDKIDATLGKGSANNAMATVLMSEFVLPLVKNDQNINLDDVQQQLSKSHPEVDMTSMFVRFKPQFYFSKKDWPAFKDAVNAYINTSKVAPNQLNSFAWTIFENCEDKACIESALAWSKKSLEEGNEDAAYLDTYANLLYKKGNKSEAITTQEKAIAAADEDSKAELQANLDKMRKGEPTW, translated from the coding sequence ATGAAAACGAAAAAGCTAATTATTCTATTTCTTCTGGCTCCGCTTTTGAGTTTTGCTCAAGGATCAGGAATCAAATTTGAACACGGTCTCTCCTGGAATCAAATCAAGGAAAAAGCAAAAAAAGAAAACAAACACATCTTCGTTGATTGTTTTACAACCTGGTGCGGTCCATGTAAATACATGGCAAATACCGTTTTTCCACAACCCAAAGTCGGAGAATTTTTTAATTCCAACTTTATCAATGCCAAGATACAGATGGATCAGACAAAAGATGACAGCGAGGATATAAAAGCATGGTATGCAGAAGCCAGCCGATTTGAAAAAGATTACAATGTCAGAGCATATCCAACCTTCCTTATTTTCGATCCAAACGGAAACTTAGTACACCGTATCGTAGGTGGCGGAGAGGCCGATCAGTTCATCACAAGAGCAAAAGAAGGACTGGATCCTGCAACTCAGTATCATACATTGCTCAGCAAATTTGATGCAAAACCGGATGATATAGAGATTGCCCGCAAACTAGCTGTAGCAGCAGAGAATGCATATGATCAGGAAACTTTAAAAAGAACACAAGCCGTGATTATTAACGCTCTTCCTGAGCAGGAACTGTTTCAGAAAGAAAACGTGCAGCTGCTACTTACCAGTGCTACCAGTTCAGATTCGCGGTCTTACCAACTGATAAAAAATAATATCGACAAAATAGATGCTACATTAGGAAAAGGAAGTGCAAACAATGCCATGGCGACTGTATTAATGAGCGAGTTCGTATTGCCTTTGGTAAAAAATGATCAGAATATCAATTTAGATGATGTACAGCAACAGCTTTCCAAAAGTCATCCGGAAGTAGATATGACGAGTATGTTCGTTCGTTTTAAACCTCAGTTCTACTTTAGCAAAAAAGACTGGCCGGCTTTCAAAGATGCTGTAAATGCTTACATCAACACCTCTAAAGTTGCTCCTAATCAGCTTAATTCCTTTGCCTGGACAATTTTTGAGAATTGCGAAGATAAAGCATGTATTGAATCAGCACTTGCCTGGAGTAAAAAGTCATTGGAAGAAGGAAATGAGGATGCCGCTTATCTGGATACTTATGCTAATCTTCTATATAAAAAGGGAAATAAAAGTGAAGCCATCACTACTCAGGAAAAAGCTATCGCTGCTGCCGATGAAGATAGTAAAGCCGAACTACAGGCCAATCTCGACAAAATGCGAAAAGGTGAACCTACATGGTAA
- a CDS encoding aminopeptidase C yields MNWNKSLVLAASLFVASFQVQAQDNLINALKANQNDNSKAGFTFTEVINLANTSIKDQGSSGTCWSYSGNSFLESEMIRMGKKPVEISQIFSARNTYLEKAKTYVRLHGGLSLGEGGQFHDVLNAYRKYGALPQEVYTGLHYGSKRNNIGEMTNMLDAMLGTFVKAKKLTPNWEKAYTAAMDSYLGEVPEKFDYQGKSYTPRTFADQVIGINPDDYIGLASVTDHPYYKQFVLLIPDNWSFDRFYNVQMNDLTSVIDNALKNGYTVAWATDVSEKGFSWKNGVAYVPEKAFEDMNDAEKQSMFVGPQPEAKITPEQRQLAFDDYTTTDDHGMHIVGLVKDQNGKEYYIVKNSWGVSNDYKGYLYVTKEFVRYKTTSLLIHKNAIQKDLRSKMGF; encoded by the coding sequence ATGAATTGGAATAAATCACTTGTGCTGGCTGCATCATTATTTGTTGCATCTTTTCAGGTACAGGCACAAGACAATTTAATTAACGCTTTAAAAGCAAATCAAAATGACAACAGTAAGGCTGGCTTTACGTTTACAGAAGTAATTAATCTGGCTAATACATCTATTAAAGATCAGGGTTCTTCGGGTACGTGCTGGTCTTATTCCGGAAACTCATTCTTAGAATCTGAAATGATACGTATGGGCAAAAAACCTGTGGAAATCTCTCAGATCTTTAGTGCCAGAAATACCTATCTTGAAAAAGCCAAAACATATGTTCGTCTTCACGGCGGATTGTCTCTTGGCGAAGGAGGACAATTCCACGATGTGTTAAATGCGTATCGCAAATACGGAGCACTTCCTCAGGAAGTATATACAGGCTTACATTACGGATCAAAGCGTAATAATATCGGTGAAATGACCAATATGCTGGATGCTATGTTAGGTACATTTGTAAAAGCAAAAAAATTGACACCAAACTGGGAGAAAGCATATACAGCAGCAATGGACTCCTATCTGGGTGAAGTACCTGAAAAATTTGATTATCAGGGTAAGTCATATACACCAAGAACATTTGCTGATCAGGTAATCGGAATCAATCCGGACGATTACATCGGTCTGGCTTCTGTAACAGATCATCCTTACTACAAACAATTTGTATTGTTGATCCCAGACAACTGGTCATTTGACAGATTCTATAATGTTCAAATGAATGATTTGACATCTGTTATTGATAATGCATTGAAAAACGGATATACAGTGGCATGGGCAACAGATGTATCTGAAAAAGGATTCAGCTGGAAAAACGGTGTGGCTTATGTTCCGGAGAAAGCATTTGAAGACATGAATGATGCAGAAAAACAATCGATGTTCGTAGGTCCTCAGCCGGAAGCCAAAATCACTCCTGAGCAAAGACAACTGGCATTTGACGATTATACAACGACAGATGACCACGGTATGCACATTGTAGGACTTGTAAAAGATCAAAACGGAAAAGAATACTACATCGTTAAAAACTCCTGGGGTGTTTCAAACGATTACAAAGGATACTTATACGTGACAAAAGAATTTGTTCGTTACAAAACAACATCTTTGCTTATACATAAAAACGCAATTCAAAAAGATTTAAGATCAAAAATGGGATTCTAA
- a CDS encoding TerC/Alx family metal homeostasis membrane protein: MSHELMFFGGFILFIILMLAIDLGLFSKGDKPISLTTAAVMSVIWVLFALGFFVVLRIWGNQLHDVHDIARLQEVIAKHYHNIKINPNDLAASIKIYNNNLSLEYITGYVVEYALSVDNIFVMVLLFHSFGIPEKYYHKVLVWGILGAIILRCIFIFVGAALIAKFGWILYVFGAFLVYTGITMYINRNQEEEVDPQNHAVVRFASKYFKVYPKIEHGNFFHIENGIRYVTPLFLVLLVIEFTDLIFAVDSIPAIFSVTKDPYIVFFSNIFAILGLRSMFFLLVNIIHKFHYLKVGLAFLLVFIGLKMLLHSWLEKFGFTTTHSLIIILSILVISVIASLLFPQKKDDPALK, translated from the coding sequence ATGAGTCACGAATTAATGTTTTTTGGAGGATTTATTCTTTTTATCATCCTCATGTTAGCCATTGATTTAGGTTTATTCTCCAAAGGAGACAAACCTATTTCCCTAACCACAGCCGCCGTCATGAGCGTGATATGGGTGCTGTTTGCATTAGGTTTTTTCGTCGTATTAAGAATCTGGGGTAATCAGCTCCATGATGTACATGATATTGCCCGCTTACAGGAAGTCATCGCCAAGCATTATCACAACATCAAAATCAATCCAAATGACTTAGCTGCCAGCATAAAGATCTACAACAATAACCTCTCATTAGAGTATATAACAGGTTATGTAGTCGAATATGCGCTGTCTGTGGACAATATTTTTGTCATGGTGCTACTCTTCCATTCCTTCGGTATTCCGGAAAAATATTACCACAAAGTATTAGTTTGGGGTATATTGGGAGCGATTATACTACGTTGTATATTCATTTTTGTCGGAGCGGCATTGATTGCTAAATTCGGATGGATCTTATATGTATTCGGAGCATTCCTTGTGTATACCGGAATAACGATGTACATCAACCGTAATCAGGAAGAAGAAGTCGATCCGCAAAATCACGCAGTTGTTAGATTTGCATCTAAATATTTCAAAGTATATCCTAAGATTGAACATGGAAATTTCTTTCATATCGAAAACGGAATACGCTATGTAACACCATTATTTCTTGTTCTGCTGGTTATTGAATTTACAGATCTGATCTTTGCAGTAGATTCGATTCCAGCTATCTTTTCTGTAACCAAGGATCCGTATATCGTATTCTTCTCCAACATCTTTGCCATATTGGGATTACGTTCTATGTTCTTCCTGTTAGTCAACATCATCCACAAATTCCATTACCTGAAAGTCGGACTGGCATTTCTCCTGGTCTTTATCGGATTAAAAATGTTGTTGCATAGCTGGTTGGAAAAATTTGGTTTTACAACGACTCACTCTCTGATCATCATCCTCAGTATACTGGTCATTAGTGTCATAGCTTCACTCCTCTTTCCACAAAAGAAAGATGATCCTGCTTTAAAATAA
- a CDS encoding polyprenyl synthetase family protein — translation MLKLNDIQKPIANELAAFEHKFKASMQSSVPLLDRITHYIVKRKGKQMRPMFVFFSAGLCGSINESTFRGASLVELLHTASLVHDDVVDNANERRGFFSVNALWKNKVAVLVGDFLLSKGLLLSVDNNDFHLLKIVSEAVEQMSEGELLQIEKARKLDIEESVYFEVIRQKTASLIASCCACGAASTDVDEETVKKMHAFGEKVGIAFQIKDDLFDFGLDDVGKPLGNDIKEKKMTLPLIYALSQTDKSEKRRIINLVKNHNEDNKKVAEVIAFVRSSGGLDYATEKMFQYQQEAFEILNSFPEGVYRTGLEQLVRYTTERKK, via the coding sequence ATGCTAAAGTTAAACGATATACAGAAGCCTATAGCCAATGAACTGGCGGCATTTGAACATAAATTTAAGGCTTCCATGCAAAGCTCCGTTCCTTTGCTGGACAGAATTACGCATTATATAGTAAAGCGTAAAGGAAAGCAAATGCGCCCTATGTTCGTTTTCTTTTCAGCAGGGCTATGCGGATCGATAAACGAATCTACATTTCGGGGTGCTTCACTTGTAGAGCTTTTGCATACTGCATCTCTCGTACATGATGATGTGGTTGATAATGCAAATGAAAGAAGAGGTTTTTTCTCAGTCAATGCACTATGGAAAAATAAGGTTGCTGTATTAGTCGGTGATTTTTTATTATCAAAGGGACTTCTGCTTTCTGTAGATAATAATGATTTTCATCTTCTTAAGATCGTATCGGAAGCTGTAGAACAAATGAGCGAAGGGGAACTGTTACAGATCGAAAAGGCACGTAAACTGGATATAGAAGAATCGGTTTATTTTGAAGTCATCAGACAAAAAACAGCCTCCCTCATTGCATCTTGCTGTGCCTGCGGAGCAGCCTCTACAGATGTAGATGAAGAAACCGTAAAAAAAATGCATGCTTTCGGTGAGAAAGTAGGGATAGCTTTTCAGATAAAAGATGATCTTTTTGACTTTGGACTGGATGATGTCGGCAAACCTCTCGGGAATGATATTAAAGAGAAAAAAATGACCTTGCCGCTAATTTATGCATTGAGCCAGACGGATAAATCAGAGAAAAGACGGATCATTAATCTCGTTAAGAATCATAATGAGGATAACAAGAAAGTCGCAGAAGTCATCGCTTTTGTCAGAAGCAGCGGAGGACTTGACTATGCTACCGAAAAAATGTTTCAATACCAGCAGGAAGCATTCGAAATATTAAACTCTTTTCCGGAGGGTGTTTACAGAACCGGGCTGGAACAATTGGTGAGATATACTACTGAACGAAAAAAATAA
- a CDS encoding DUF3109 family protein, whose translation MIEVGSVLVHEDLIENDFVCNLSKCKGACCIEGDSGAPLKESELAVLAEIYPKVKPYMTQKGIQAVEEQGTHVIDVDGDLTTTCVDGNKECAYVTWENGVTKCAIEKAYEQGEIHWKKPISCHLYPIRTTHYPEFDVLHYDRWHICKDACSFGKELQVPVYRFLKDPLIREYGETWYQELENTIESL comes from the coding sequence ATGATAGAAGTAGGAAGTGTCCTGGTACACGAAGATTTGATTGAAAATGATTTTGTTTGCAACCTTTCCAAATGCAAAGGCGCGTGCTGTATAGAAGGAGATTCAGGAGCTCCGCTAAAAGAGAGTGAACTGGCTGTCCTGGCAGAAATATATCCGAAAGTAAAGCCTTACATGACCCAGAAAGGCATCCAGGCTGTAGAAGAACAGGGTACTCATGTCATTGATGTGGACGGCGATCTGACAACAACCTGCGTAGACGGCAATAAAGAGTGCGCATATGTTACCTGGGAAAACGGAGTAACAAAATGTGCCATTGAAAAAGCATATGAACAAGGTGAAATTCATTGGAAAAAACCTATTTCATGTCACCTCTATCCTATCCGTACGACACATTATCCCGAGTTTGATGTCCTGCATTATGACAGGTGGCATATCTGCAAAGATGCATGTTCGTTCGGCAAAGAACTACAGGTACCTGTGTACCGCTTTTTGAAAGATCCGCTTATCCGTGAGTATGGAGAAACCTGGTATCAGGAATTAGAGAATACTATAGAATCATTATAA
- a CDS encoding DUF3108 domain-containing protein, giving the protein MKRIFTLLIIALYCISNAPAQMLPYLKESSYQAGEKLQYKLRYGIVSAATGSLMVSDSKLRFSNPKTFQLTAFGSTSGAFSVLYTVKNKYNSYIDGSTFLPYLYTEDIHEGSYTRQDYVTFDHKKQSAKGKKGTFQSPTPQTFDLLSAYYFSRNLDLSKLKIGDSFRITYFLNDEMASLGIKYLGVEDVKTKLGTLECIKFSPEIKPGRIFKKNSQLYLWVTNDGNRIPVKAEVEILIGSITMELTKAEGLKYKLGQRVSYSK; this is encoded by the coding sequence ATGAAAAGAATCTTTACGTTACTTATTATTGCATTATACTGCATTTCAAATGCACCGGCACAAATGCTCCCGTATTTAAAAGAATCATCTTATCAAGCGGGAGAAAAACTACAATACAAACTCAGGTACGGTATCGTATCAGCCGCTACAGGCTCCCTGATGGTGTCCGATTCCAAACTTCGGTTCAGTAATCCCAAAACATTTCAATTGACAGCTTTTGGATCAACATCCGGGGCTTTCTCGGTATTGTATACTGTAAAAAACAAATACAATTCATATATAGATGGCAGTACATTCCTTCCCTACCTGTATACGGAAGATATTCACGAAGGAAGCTATACCAGACAGGATTATGTAACCTTCGATCATAAGAAGCAATCTGCAAAAGGGAAAAAAGGGACTTTTCAAAGTCCTACTCCACAGACTTTCGATTTACTGTCCGCTTATTACTTTTCACGTAACCTCGACCTTTCTAAACTTAAGATAGGAGATTCATTCAGAATCACTTATTTCTTGAACGATGAAATGGCCTCTCTGGGCATCAAATATCTCGGAGTAGAGGACGTGAAAACCAAGCTTGGCACATTAGAATGTATAAAATTTAGCCCAGAGATCAAACCCGGACGTATTTTTAAGAAAAACAGTCAGTTGTATCTTTGGGTCACAAACGATGGAAATCGTATTCCGGTAAAGGCCGAAGTCGAAATATTAATCGGCTCGATTACTATGGAACTTACCAAAGCTGAAGGTTTGAAATATAAACTAGGTCAACGAGTAAGCTATTCAAAATAA
- a CDS encoding DUF2480 family protein, with protein MIMEIQENIVNKVAQSGLITFDLASLAPAGELTEYDIKDNLFHGLILKEKDFREFIKENDWTRYTDKHVAITCSTDAIIPTWAIMLLANKLEPFAKTVIFGTKEELESQLFQEKLATLDMSKFVDQRVVVKGCGDVHIPESAFVTFTVKLSKVAKSIMYGEPCSTVPVFKRKP; from the coding sequence ATGATCATGGAAATTCAAGAAAATATCGTTAATAAAGTAGCACAAAGCGGACTAATAACCTTTGATCTGGCCAGCCTTGCTCCTGCCGGAGAGCTTACCGAATATGACATCAAGGATAATCTTTTTCATGGATTGATATTAAAGGAAAAAGACTTCAGAGAATTTATTAAAGAAAACGACTGGACAAGATATACAGACAAACATGTTGCCATTACTTGTTCTACAGATGCCATTATCCCGACATGGGCAATCATGTTGTTAGCAAATAAACTTGAACCTTTTGCAAAAACTGTTATTTTTGGAACAAAAGAAGAACTGGAAAGCCAGTTATTCCAAGAAAAGTTAGCAACTTTGGATATGTCAAAGTTTGTTGATCAGCGCGTTGTTGTAAAAGGTTGTGGTGATGTGCATATTCCAGAGTCTGCTTTTGTGACATTTACGGTAAAATTAAGCAAAGTTGCAAAAAGTATAATGTACGGTGAACCATGCTCGACAGTACCGGTTTTCAAGCGAAAGCCTTAA